The Gallus gallus isolate bGalGal1 chromosome 3, bGalGal1.mat.broiler.GRCg7b, whole genome shotgun sequence genome window below encodes:
- the ECHDC1 gene encoding ethylmalonyl-CoA decarboxylase isoform X5, giving the protein MPSQDGMNMCMFMQNTLTRLMRLPLISIALIQGKALGGGAELTTACDFRLMTPGSEIRFVHKHMGLVPGWGGAARLVRIIGSRAALQLLSRAHGVDPERALHLGLSEGTLSSSDETGSLEEARAWLSQYTEGPASVIQAVKKVVTAGRELPLEAALRTEKDVFGTVWGGPANLEALTRRQKHK; this is encoded by the exons GATGGGATGAATATGTGCATGTTTATGCAAAATACCTTAACCAGACTCATGAG GTTGCCATTGATCAGCATTGCACTAATCCAAGGAAAAGCTCTTGGAGGAGGAGCGGAACTTACCACAGCATGTGATTTCAG GTTGATGACGCCAGGCAGTGAGATTCGATTTGTCCATAAGCACATGGGCCTGGTGCCAGGCTGGGGAGGAGCCGCCAGGCTGGTGCGAATCATTGGCAGTAGAGCTGCcctccagctgctgagcagggctCATGGGGTGGACCCTGAGAGAGCACTGCATCTCGGACTGTCAGAGGGGACCTTGTCTTCTTCAGATGAAACCGGATCGCTAGAAGAAGCTCGAGCCTGGCTGAGTCAGTACACAGAGGGTCCAGCTAGTGTGATACAGGCTGTGAAAAAGGTGGTCACGGCTGGAAGAGAACTGCCACTGGAAGCTGCCCTAAGGACAGAGAAGGATGTTTTTGGAACTGTGTGGGGTGGGCCTGCCAATTTGGAGGCACTGACTAGAAGACAAAAGCATAAATAA
- the ECHDC1 gene encoding ethylmalonyl-CoA decarboxylase isoform 3 (isoform 3 is encoded by transcript variant 4), translating into MNMCMFMQNTLTRLMRLPLISIALIQGKALGGGAELTTACDFRLMTPGSEIRFVHKHMGLVPGWGGAARLVRIIGSRAALQLLSRAHGVDPERALHLGLSEGTLSSSDETGSLEEARAWLSQYTEGPASVIQAVKKVVTAGRELPLEAALRTEKDVFGTVWGGPANLEALTRRQKHK; encoded by the exons ATGAATATGTGCATGTTTATGCAAAATACCTTAACCAGACTCATGAG GTTGCCATTGATCAGCATTGCACTAATCCAAGGAAAAGCTCTTGGAGGAGGAGCGGAACTTACCACAGCATGTGATTTCAG GTTGATGACGCCAGGCAGTGAGATTCGATTTGTCCATAAGCACATGGGCCTGGTGCCAGGCTGGGGAGGAGCCGCCAGGCTGGTGCGAATCATTGGCAGTAGAGCTGCcctccagctgctgagcagggctCATGGGGTGGACCCTGAGAGAGCACTGCATCTCGGACTGTCAGAGGGGACCTTGTCTTCTTCAGATGAAACCGGATCGCTAGAAGAAGCTCGAGCCTGGCTGAGTCAGTACACAGAGGGTCCAGCTAGTGTGATACAGGCTGTGAAAAAGGTGGTCACGGCTGGAAGAGAACTGCCACTGGAAGCTGCCCTAAGGACAGAGAAGGATGTTTTTGGAACTGTGTGGGGTGGGCCTGCCAATTTGGAGGCACTGACTAGAAGACAAAAGCATAAATAA